The Fibrobacter sp. sequence AAAGATGTTCTTCAGATGCTTTGAAATGGCCGCCTTCTGCACATCGAAAAGCTCGGCCATCTTGGCCTGGGTTAGCCAGAGATTCTCATTTTGCAGCAGGATCTCAACCTTGACTTCTGCATTGTCGGTTTTGTACAGTAAAATCTCGTTCATACTGCACAAATATACACTAATCAGCTGCAGGAGTCAAGGGGTCTGGCATAAAAACGCCAAATTCGCCTATACGGCACTCATTCCGCCCCCGTAGGTTGTCCGAAATCCACCGAAAACCTATATTTGGGGGAATATGTACGCCCGCTTCCTCAAACGACCCCTGGACTTCTGCTGCGCGCTGGCCGCGATTCTCGCCCTGAGCCCGCTGCTGCTCGTGCTCACCGTCCTCGGCGCCGTCAAGATGCATGGCAACCCCTTCTTCACGCAGCCCCGCCCGGGCAAGGGCGAAAGGATATTCAGGCTCGTCAAGTTCCGCACCATGACCAACGAGCGTGACGCGCAGGGGAACCTGCTCCCCGACGACGTGCGGCTGAACGCCTACGGCAAGTTCCTCCGCTCCACCAGCCTCGACGAACTGCCCGAACTCTTCAACATCCTCAAGGGCGACATGGCCGTAATCGGGCCAAGGCCCCAGCTCGTGCGCGACATGGTGTTCATGACGGCCGAACAGCGCAGGCGGCACACCGTGCGGCAGGGACTCAGCGGGCTTGCGCAGGTGAACGGGCGCAACGCCGTCACCTGGGAATCGAAAATCGCCTACGACCTGCAGTACATCGAGAAAATCACCCTCCTCGGCGACATCAGGATAATCCTCACCACTCTCGGCAAGGTGTTCAAGCGCGACGGTATCACCGAAGAAGGTTCCGACACCGCTACCGACCTCGGCGACTACCTGCTCGCAAGCGGCAAGATCACCCGCGAACAGTACGACCGCGGGCAACAGGAGGCCAGGCGCCTCATCGCGGAGGCGTCATGAAACTAGCGTTTTTCGCGGTTTTCCGAGGCCATCTTGGAAAAATGCTCGGCTTCGGCCGCGGTAAGCTTGCCTGCGGCAACCAGGATCTTCAGAAGGTCGTCTTGGCCTTCCGCATAGGCGCCCTGCCGCTCGTAAAGCAAATCGGTCATACCGTCAACCTCGTTCAGAAGAATTTCGTCGGTGAACGCCGTAAAAGATACATCCTTGACAAAGTCCTTGTCAAGCAGTTTTTTCAGCCTATCGGCAGGGATATCCCGTTCCTCGAGGACATCGCGAAACACGCGCAGCATTTCCGCCCTGTCGGACCGCTCGCGAAGCGCCGTGGGGGTGCGGTCCTTGATAGAGAAGAACTTTTCCAGTTCCACCAGGTAGATATCCAGCTTGTCATAGGGCACTCGGCCGTTCCTGTTGAGCCCCACATGGTGCAGGTAGGTGTCCTGTTCCCGCAAGAACTGGTTTTCGGTCAGGATAGAGAGCACGTAGACGTGCGGCAGCCTGTAGGTCTGCGACTTCTTGACCGTGCGGGAAATCACCCTCGACGTATAGTAGACGAGCCTGTCAACAAAGAACTTGTTGTGGCACTGCTGAACCTCGATAAGGATGGGGTTGCCCGCCTCCGTCGTGCCGTAGATGTCGAAAATGGCGGTCTTGTCGTCCAGGACGCCGGGGTTCTCCTGGACGCCCAGGGTGAACGACCCGATTGCGTCTGCACCCGCGAGCCCGAGCATGGCGTTCAGGAACTTCACCGTCCGTTCAGGCTTCGATTCGTTGGCCATGAGCATCTTGAAGATTCCGTCGCTGAACGGGTAGACGTTCCTGTAGATCTTGCGGTATTCCGCCAGGCGTTCGGGATGCTCGTGCACGTCCTTGGCCATGGCGAAAAATTCACTGCGGTTCATGTATCCTCCTTCGTTTTGGGGGGCGAATTTATAAATTGTTCCCACGGAAGAGTGCAAACAACTGTTGCTTTTTTGAAGGGCGGCCCGGCAAGGTCCCTGAGCCTGCCGAAGGGCCGTCACGCTCTATTGTGTGGGGCTCCGCTTCGCCTAGCGGCTCGCGCACCCCTCACAAAACCGAGCCTCGCTTCACTCGCCGTCATCCCCGCGCGCCATCATGTCATCCCCGCGCGCAATCATGTCATCCCCGCGCGCTCTTATGTCATCCCCGCGAAGGCGGGGATCTCCTTGCTCGTTCCGCGAGTCTCGGCCCCGACACGACCGCTCGGCGTAAAGTCAGGTCGAAGCCTTTTG is a genomic window containing:
- a CDS encoding sugar transferase — its product is MYARFLKRPLDFCCALAAILALSPLLLVLTVLGAVKMHGNPFFTQPRPGKGERIFRLVKFRTMTNERDAQGNLLPDDVRLNAYGKFLRSTSLDELPELFNILKGDMAVIGPRPQLVRDMVFMTAEQRRRHTVRQGLSGLAQVNGRNAVTWESKIAYDLQYIEKITLLGDIRIILTTLGKVFKRDGITEEGSDTATDLGDYLLASGKITREQYDRGQQEARRLIAEAS
- a CDS encoding PD-(D/E)XK nuclease family transposase, whose translation is MNRSEFFAMAKDVHEHPERLAEYRKIYRNVYPFSDGIFKMLMANESKPERTVKFLNAMLGLAGADAIGSFTLGVQENPGVLDDKTAIFDIYGTTEAGNPILIEVQQCHNKFFVDRLVYYTSRVISRTVKKSQTYRLPHVYVLSILTENQFLREQDTYLHHVGLNRNGRVPYDKLDIYLVELEKFFSIKDRTPTALRERSDRAEMLRVFRDVLEERDIPADRLKKLLDKDFVKDVSFTAFTDEILLNEVDGMTDLLYERQGAYAEGQDDLLKILVAAGKLTAAEAEHFSKMASENREKR